In a genomic window of Paraburkholderia phenazinium:
- the hppD gene encoding 4-hydroxyphenylpyruvate dioxygenase, whose product MADLFENPMNLCGFEFVEFASPQPNVLEPLFECMGFTLVARHRSKDVVLYRQGDINFIVDREPKSRAAYFAAEHGPSACGMGFRVKDSHQAYARALELGAEPIEIATGPMELKLPAIKGIAGAPIYLIDRYEDGKSIYDIDFEYVEGVDRHPVGHGLKLIDHLTHNVYRGRMAHWAKFYENLFNFREIRYFDISGEYTGLTSRAMTAPDGKIRIPLNEESAKGGGQIEEFLMAFNGEGIQHIALLTDDILAVIDTLRASGVPLMSAPNKYYYEALDTRVPDHGQPVAELEARGILLDGKVEEGRPRLLLQIFSKTVLGPVFFEFIQRKGDDGFGEGNFKALFQSIERDQIDRGALKV is encoded by the coding sequence ATGGCAGACTTGTTTGAAAACCCGATGAACCTCTGTGGCTTCGAATTCGTCGAGTTTGCGTCCCCCCAGCCGAACGTCCTCGAGCCGCTGTTCGAGTGCATGGGCTTCACCCTTGTGGCTCGTCACCGTTCGAAAGACGTAGTCCTGTATCGCCAGGGCGATATCAACTTCATCGTCGACCGCGAACCGAAGAGTCGGGCAGCTTACTTTGCAGCCGAACATGGTCCCAGCGCATGCGGCATGGGCTTCCGGGTCAAAGACTCACATCAAGCCTATGCCCGTGCACTGGAACTCGGAGCCGAGCCAATTGAAATTGCCACGGGTCCGATGGAGCTGAAGCTGCCCGCAATCAAGGGTATTGCCGGCGCGCCCATCTATCTGATTGACCGGTACGAAGATGGCAAGTCGATCTATGACATCGATTTCGAGTACGTTGAGGGTGTGGACCGCCATCCCGTCGGACACGGACTGAAGCTCATCGACCATCTGACGCACAACGTCTATCGCGGCCGCATGGCGCACTGGGCGAAGTTTTACGAGAACCTATTCAACTTCCGCGAAATCCGCTACTTCGACATCTCGGGTGAATACACGGGCTTGACGTCCCGCGCGATGACAGCACCTGATGGCAAAATTCGCATTCCGTTGAACGAGGAGTCCGCTAAAGGTGGCGGCCAGATTGAAGAGTTCCTGATGGCCTTCAACGGAGAAGGAATTCAGCATATTGCGCTTCTCACTGACGACATTCTTGCCGTCATCGACACGCTGAGGGCATCGGGCGTGCCGCTCATGTCGGCGCCGAATAAATATTACTACGAGGCACTCGACACACGCGTGCCGGACCACGGACAGCCGGTCGCGGAACTGGAGGCTCGAGGCATTCTGCTCGATGGCAAGGTCGAAGAGGGCAGGCCCCGTCTTCTCCTGCAGATTTTCTCGAAAACTGTACTCGGACCCGTATTCTTCGAATTCATCCAGCGCAAGGGCGATGATGGATTCGGCGAAGGTAACTTCAAGGCGCTGTTCCAATCCATCGAGCGCGACCAGATCGACCGGGGCGCGCTGAAGGTTTAA
- a CDS encoding TetR/AcrR family transcriptional regulator gives MIGEKATKRMTKAARPVVDREVWLDAARSILIEQGVDAVKVEPLASMLEISRSSFYWHFKNRQDLLDALIEYWTEVNDRVLRSLVEPHESDPKGREELAKLRLRQLMMLFIDERQFSSEFDMAMREWARKDAAVAKEVARIDRQRIAHLQKIFQAMGHSKPDSLIRAKILYFHQLGYYLTGIKESDAVRKRVAPRYLEVLSGIKL, from the coding sequence ATGATTGGCGAAAAGGCAACGAAGAGGATGACAAAGGCGGCACGACCGGTCGTTGACCGGGAGGTGTGGCTCGACGCTGCGCGGTCCATACTCATCGAACAAGGAGTCGATGCGGTCAAGGTCGAGCCACTGGCGTCCATGCTTGAAATCAGCCGCAGCAGCTTCTACTGGCACTTCAAGAACCGCCAGGATCTGCTCGACGCGCTCATCGAATATTGGACAGAAGTGAACGACCGTGTCCTGCGGTCGCTGGTCGAGCCACACGAGTCGGACCCCAAGGGGCGCGAAGAATTAGCAAAACTCCGGCTTCGACAACTGATGATGCTTTTCATTGATGAACGCCAGTTCTCGTCGGAGTTCGACATGGCGATGCGAGAATGGGCCCGGAAGGACGCGGCCGTAGCGAAAGAGGTTGCCCGCATCGACCGGCAACGTATCGCTCACCTGCAGAAGATCTTTCAGGCTATGGGACATTCAAAGCCCGATAGCCTTATACGCGCGAAAATTCTCTACTTCCACCAGCTCGGCTATTACCTCACCGGCATCAAGGAAAGCGACGCAGTCCGCAAGCGCGTCGCCCCTCGCTACCTGGAGGTGCTCAGCGGCATCAAGCTTTAA
- the tnpB gene encoding IS66 family insertion sequence element accessory protein TnpB (TnpB, as the term is used for proteins encoded by IS66 family insertion elements, is considered an accessory protein, since TnpC, encoded by a neighboring gene, is a DDE family transposase.): MIAPPGGTRVWLAAGVTDMRRGMDGLAALVQSALGRDPFSGHIFLFRGRRGDLIKILWWSGDGMNLYAKRLERGRFVWPQADSGTVHLSAAQLSMLLEGIDWRHPERTWQPTHAA, from the coding sequence ATGATTGCGCCGCCAGGCGGTACCCGCGTATGGCTGGCAGCGGGCGTTACCGATATGCGCCGTGGCATGGATGGACTTGCCGCGCTGGTGCAGTCAGCACTCGGACGTGATCCCTTCTCGGGGCACATCTTCCTGTTTCGTGGGCGTCGCGGTGACCTCATCAAGATTTTATGGTGGAGCGGCGACGGCATGAACCTGTACGCGAAACGACTCGAACGTGGACGCTTCGTGTGGCCGCAGGCGGACTCGGGAACAGTCCATCTGTCAGCCGCCCAACTGTCGATGCTGCTCGAGGGGATTGACTGGCGGCATCCAGAGCGGACTTGGCAGCCGACGCACGCGGCGTAA
- a CDS encoding VOC family protein has protein sequence MLDHMILTVSDIERSLAFYEAALKPIGIRFFLPYKGENGHPDLWGFGDGEKAFFWLKQGNPNPDAIHWGFVAHSTAKVDEFHDAAITAGARENIPPRARLEYYPGYYAADVLDPDGYSFEVVHKS, from the coding sequence ATGCTTGATCACATGATCCTGACCGTCAGCGATATCGAGCGTTCGCTGGCTTTCTACGAAGCTGCCTTGAAGCCAATAGGGATTAGGTTCTTCCTGCCATACAAAGGTGAGAACGGACATCCTGACCTGTGGGGCTTCGGCGATGGTGAGAAGGCTTTCTTCTGGCTAAAGCAGGGGAATCCGAATCCCGACGCTATTCACTGGGGCTTTGTGGCGCATAGCACCGCCAAGGTCGACGAATTCCACGACGCCGCAATCACCGCCGGTGCACGAGAGAACATTCCGCCTCGCGCACGGCTTGAATACTATCCTGGGTACTACGCGGCTGATGTATTAGATCCGGACGGATACTCGTTCGAAGTTGTACACAAGAGCTAG
- a CDS encoding aromatic amino acid transaminase: MFSHVLPFAGDPILGLMETYALDPRSGKVNLGVGIYYDNEGNIPVLRSVRASAERVFSANAPTSYLPIEGDVGYRSQVAGLLFGPQVESLRDSLAIVQSVGGSGALKVGADFLRQHFPESSVFVSDPTWDNHIGIFDGAGFKVGRYRYYDANTKGLDFEAMLADLRRLKPQDIVLLHPCCHNPTGVDPSRPQWNQILDVIDERNLIPFVDMAYQGFAEGLESDAYVVRELARRRRNFLVSSSFSKIFSLYGERAGALTVHCADSAQTANVLGQLKFTIRRNYSSPPTHGMRLIATVLTDDTLQRQWLDELEAMRARIIDMRRKLHTALSVAVPARNFDHIVKQRGMFAYTGLSTQEVAALKSDFGVYAAGTGRICVAGLNENNVEYVADAFAKVVR, from the coding sequence ATGTTTTCACACGTTCTACCTTTTGCTGGCGACCCTATCCTGGGTTTGATGGAGACGTATGCGCTCGACCCTCGCTCCGGGAAGGTCAACCTTGGCGTCGGCATTTACTACGACAACGAAGGCAACATTCCCGTACTTCGCTCTGTCCGAGCCTCCGCTGAACGGGTATTTTCTGCGAATGCACCTACGTCGTACCTACCAATTGAAGGCGACGTTGGTTATCGCTCTCAGGTTGCGGGATTGCTGTTCGGACCTCAGGTTGAATCCCTACGGGACTCCCTGGCAATAGTCCAGTCCGTCGGTGGGAGCGGAGCACTCAAGGTAGGCGCCGACTTTCTAAGACAGCACTTTCCGGAAAGCTCCGTGTTCGTGAGCGACCCAACCTGGGATAACCACATCGGCATCTTCGATGGCGCGGGATTCAAGGTCGGGCGATATCGCTACTATGACGCGAATACCAAGGGACTCGACTTCGAAGCAATGCTGGCGGACCTGCGACGCCTGAAGCCGCAAGACATCGTTCTGCTGCATCCGTGCTGTCATAACCCGACAGGCGTTGACCCGAGCCGTCCGCAATGGAACCAGATTCTCGACGTTATCGACGAGCGTAATCTCATACCCTTCGTAGATATGGCCTATCAGGGCTTCGCTGAGGGACTTGAGAGCGATGCGTACGTCGTGCGCGAGCTCGCGCGACGGCGACGTAACTTTTTGGTCAGCAGCTCGTTCTCAAAGATTTTCTCACTGTATGGTGAGCGAGCGGGTGCCCTGACCGTGCATTGCGCCGACTCTGCTCAAACGGCTAACGTACTCGGGCAATTGAAGTTCACGATTCGACGAAACTATTCGTCGCCGCCGACCCACGGAATGCGGCTGATTGCCACTGTTCTGACGGATGACACGTTGCAAAGACAATGGCTTGATGAGTTGGAAGCGATGCGCGCTCGAATCATTGATATGCGCCGAAAGCTGCATACAGCTCTGTCGGTTGCCGTCCCGGCACGGAACTTCGACCATATCGTGAAGCAACGGGGAATGTTCGCCTACACCGGACTCAGCACGCAGGAGGTTGCGGCGCTGAAGTCAGACTTTGGCGTGTACGCAGCTGGGACAGGGCGGATTTGCGTCGCGGGGCTCAATGAAAATAACGTCGAGTACGTAGCTGACGCCTTCGCAAAGGTTGTGCGCTGA
- a CDS encoding FMN-dependent NADH-azoreductase: protein MTQILIVESSPREADSASRQLTDRLRRRLEQQYPTANVIVRDLAKAPPLYLDAVTLKAISSKDTMEAAALKDAADVSDRLVDEVMTSDILIISSPMWNFGIPASLKAWIDHVVRAGKTFNYAGAGVEGLATGKRAFLLLASGGVFSEGPWKPWDFVEPYLRQILGFIGISDVQTVRAEGMNIPALAPDAVANGERVIEALAL from the coding sequence ATGACCCAGATACTCATCGTTGAATCCAGTCCTCGAGAAGCTGATTCCGCCAGCCGCCAATTGACCGATAGATTGCGGCGGAGACTGGAGCAGCAATATCCCACGGCCAACGTGATTGTGCGCGATCTCGCAAAGGCGCCCCCACTCTACCTGGACGCCGTCACGCTCAAAGCCATATCCAGCAAGGATACAATGGAAGCCGCGGCGCTCAAGGACGCTGCGGATGTATCCGATCGGCTCGTCGACGAAGTCATGACGTCGGATATCCTGATCATCTCCTCTCCAATGTGGAACTTCGGGATCCCGGCTTCCTTGAAGGCCTGGATCGATCATGTTGTGCGAGCCGGCAAGACGTTCAACTACGCGGGTGCTGGCGTGGAGGGGCTAGCGACAGGCAAGAGGGCATTCTTGCTGCTCGCGTCGGGCGGTGTTTTCAGCGAGGGACCCTGGAAGCCTTGGGATTTTGTAGAACCGTACCTTCGGCAAATTCTTGGCTTCATCGGGATCTCGGATGTCCAAACTGTTCGTGCGGAAGGCATGAATATTCCAGCGCTTGCTCCAGATGCTGTCGCGAACGGCGAGCGAGTCATCGAAGCGCTTGCACTATGA
- a CDS encoding methyl-accepting chemotaxis protein gives MSSLRTRILLISSATVIGALGLSGAATYLIVRNSTMQTIDHNLAAIASGNTLAIDKWVAAKARAVKTTAEVVEHGDTRGLVKYMGDANGFPIVSVGWTDKKFFSTSNTPKDYDPTVRPWYKQAIAAGKLIVTKPYGDVATGVQYVAFAAPIVRNGAATGVVSGAVPLDGVREVVSAVHPTPSSLAFVVARDGQVIAHPDAKLMLKPVTEMAASLDADALASLARASIPLEVELAGAPKLLKAQAVVGTDWYLVIALDKVEATAGLRNVVRALGVAMVLLTLAAVGIAAFFTSQSFRRLSQVRDAMDTIGAGGGDLTHRLPVIGNDEVAQISASFNTFIDKIGEVLLEVRANVDNMKSATGEIEMGNRDLSNRTEVSASNLQETSAALSELTTSVKNSADAAVLATRLAGDASDAATRGGKVVSSAVSTMDEIAKSSARITEIIGAIDSIAFQTNILALNAAVEAARAGESGRGFAVVAGAVRTLAQRSAAAAREINDLIRASEASVKTGAQRVQAAGAMMQGIVAGIERVARIIGEIEDAMHEQSAGISQIDRSVAEMDRATQQNAALVEQSAAASSMLNEQAHGLAHTVGLFKLRAG, from the coding sequence ATGTCCTCCCTTCGCACCCGTATTCTGCTCATCTCCTCGGCTACCGTGATCGGTGCCTTGGGGCTGTCTGGCGCCGCCACGTATTTGATCGTGCGAAACAGCACGATGCAGACTATCGACCACAACCTCGCCGCCATCGCCAGCGGCAACACACTCGCCATCGACAAGTGGGTTGCCGCCAAGGCAAGGGCCGTGAAGACCACAGCTGAAGTAGTCGAGCACGGCGACACGCGCGGGCTGGTCAAGTACATGGGCGACGCCAACGGCTTTCCTATCGTCAGCGTCGGCTGGACTGACAAGAAGTTCTTCTCGACCAGTAACACACCCAAAGACTACGACCCAACGGTGCGCCCTTGGTACAAGCAGGCCATCGCCGCGGGCAAGCTGATCGTCACCAAGCCGTATGGCGATGTGGCGACCGGCGTGCAGTACGTCGCGTTTGCCGCACCGATTGTGCGCAATGGTGCGGCCACTGGCGTGGTGAGCGGCGCCGTGCCGCTCGATGGCGTGCGCGAGGTGGTGTCCGCCGTGCACCCAACGCCCTCGAGCTTGGCCTTCGTTGTCGCAAGAGACGGCCAAGTGATCGCCCACCCCGATGCCAAGCTGATGCTCAAGCCGGTGACCGAAATGGCCGCATCGCTGGATGCCGATGCGCTAGCGTCGCTCGCCAGGGCTTCTATCCCACTGGAAGTTGAACTGGCCGGCGCACCGAAGTTGCTCAAGGCGCAAGCCGTGGTCGGTACCGACTGGTACCTGGTGATTGCTCTAGACAAGGTCGAGGCCACCGCAGGTTTGCGCAACGTGGTGCGCGCCCTGGGCGTGGCCATGGTGCTGCTGACGCTGGCTGCTGTGGGTATCGCCGCGTTCTTCACGTCGCAGTCGTTCCGCCGCCTCTCGCAGGTGCGTGATGCGATGGACACCATCGGCGCCGGCGGAGGTGATCTCACACATCGCCTTCCCGTGATCGGCAACGACGAGGTGGCACAGATCTCCGCGTCGTTCAACACCTTCATTGACAAGATAGGCGAGGTGCTGCTGGAAGTGCGTGCCAACGTCGACAACATGAAGTCGGCTACCGGCGAGATCGAGATGGGCAACCGTGATCTGTCCAATCGCACCGAGGTGTCGGCCAGCAACTTGCAGGAAACCTCCGCGGCGCTCTCTGAGCTGACCACCAGCGTGAAGAATTCCGCCGATGCAGCTGTGCTGGCCACGCGCTTGGCTGGTGACGCCAGCGATGCGGCCACGCGCGGCGGCAAGGTCGTCTCCAGCGCAGTGAGCACAATGGACGAGATCGCCAAGTCCTCGGCGCGTATCACCGAGATCATCGGCGCGATCGACAGCATCGCCTTCCAGACCAACATCCTGGCGCTAAATGCGGCCGTGGAAGCCGCCCGCGCAGGCGAGAGCGGTCGAGGCTTTGCCGTGGTAGCTGGCGCTGTGCGAACGCTCGCACAACGCAGCGCCGCCGCCGCACGCGAGATCAACGATCTGATCCGGGCATCGGAAGCCAGCGTAAAGACCGGTGCGCAGCGCGTGCAGGCCGCCGGCGCAATGATGCAGGGTATCGTGGCCGGCATCGAGCGCGTCGCACGCATCATCGGCGAGATCGAAGACGCCATGCACGAGCAGAGCGCCGGCATCAGCCAAATCGACCGCAGTGTCGCCGAAATGGACCGAGCCACGCAACAGAACGCAGCGCTGGTGGAGCAGTCAGCCGCCGCGTCGTCGATGCTCAATGAGCAGGCGCACGGCCTGGCGCACACGGTGGGGCTGTTCAAGCTGCGCGCCGGCTAA
- the folD gene encoding bifunctional methylenetetrahydrofolate dehydrogenase/methenyltetrahydrofolate cyclohydrolase FolD, producing the protein MNQAKTIDGVVVSQRLREEVARRAAALAAKGTTPGLAVVLVGDDAASAVYVRNKVKACEQYGLFSTLDRMPATVTEAELLERIHQLNVDPKIHGILVQLPLPRHINSHKVIEAIAAEKDVDGFHVANAGALMTGQPQFRPCTPYGVMKMLEAYDIPVSGRHAVVIGRSNIVGKPMALLLLEAGATVTVCHSKTADLAYHTRSADIVVAAVGKRNILTGDMLKPGSTVIDVGMNRNDEGKLCGDVNFASVSEVAEYVTPVPGGVGPMTITMLLVNTLESAERVLHV; encoded by the coding sequence ATGAATCAAGCGAAGACTATCGACGGCGTTGTGGTGTCGCAGCGGTTGCGGGAAGAAGTTGCAAGGCGCGCAGCCGCTCTTGCGGCAAAGGGTACGACGCCCGGGCTAGCCGTTGTATTGGTGGGCGACGACGCAGCCAGTGCTGTGTACGTTCGCAACAAGGTGAAAGCCTGCGAGCAATACGGACTGTTTTCGACACTCGACCGGATGCCCGCGACTGTGACCGAAGCCGAATTGCTCGAGCGCATTCATCAGTTGAACGTGGACCCGAAAATCCACGGCATTCTGGTGCAGTTACCGTTACCGCGCCATATCAACAGCCACAAGGTGATTGAAGCCATCGCTGCTGAAAAGGACGTTGACGGTTTCCATGTGGCGAACGCCGGTGCGCTGATGACTGGACAGCCTCAATTCCGTCCATGTACCCCGTATGGCGTCATGAAAATGCTCGAGGCCTACGACATTCCGGTCTCGGGACGGCATGCAGTGGTCATCGGTCGCTCCAATATCGTCGGAAAGCCGATGGCGCTGTTGCTGCTGGAGGCCGGGGCAACCGTGACGGTGTGCCACAGTAAGACGGCGGACCTCGCATACCACACCCGGTCGGCAGACATTGTTGTTGCAGCTGTTGGCAAACGTAATATCTTGACTGGCGACATGCTCAAGCCTGGCTCGACTGTGATTGATGTCGGCATGAACAGGAACGACGAAGGCAAGCTGTGTGGAGACGTCAACTTCGCGTCGGTCAGCGAAGTGGCCGAATACGTGACACCAGTCCCGGGAGGCGTTGGTCCGATGACGATTACGATGCTGCTTGTCAATACGCTTGAGTCAGCAGAGCGGGTTTTGCACGTATGA
- a CDS encoding Lrp/AsnC family transcriptional regulator: MAALQLDRIDMRLLAALQENGRATNLELAETIKLSPAQTLRRHRRLEEIGLIRRYETRLDPASLGLGVVAFIQVTMERGHIRDLSKFIKLVGDLPQVLECFSVTGEIDYMLKVVERDLKSLSSFLLDTLMRIPGVSAVNSTVCLDEIKSTTALPLF, from the coding sequence ATGGCCGCCCTGCAACTCGACCGCATCGATATGAGGCTGCTGGCTGCGCTCCAGGAGAACGGGCGAGCGACCAACCTCGAACTCGCCGAAACCATCAAGCTGTCACCGGCGCAAACGCTCAGACGTCATCGACGTCTGGAAGAAATCGGACTAATCAGGCGCTACGAAACCCGGCTCGACCCAGCGAGCCTGGGGCTGGGTGTCGTAGCGTTCATACAGGTCACGATGGAGCGCGGTCACATCCGCGACCTCAGCAAGTTCATCAAACTTGTTGGAGACCTGCCGCAGGTGCTGGAATGCTTTTCGGTAACCGGTGAAATCGACTACATGCTTAAAGTCGTGGAGAGAGACCTGAAGTCACTGTCCAGCTTTCTTCTTGACACTCTGATGCGCATCCCCGGTGTCAGCGCAGTGAACTCGACCGTATGCCTCGACGAAATCAAGAGCACCACCGCCCTGCCACTCTTCTGA
- a CDS encoding winged helix-turn-helix transcriptional regulator, producing MGKAKQPLDSALVCGHEDPIAVRELLTRVGDKWSIFLILSLAKLGGRARFSQLDRAIPGISQRMLTLTLTHLERDGLIAREVFAEIPPRVEYELTALSRSLVEAMQGLVDWVAQNWKQVSAARAEYDAR from the coding sequence ATGGGTAAGGCTAAACAGCCACTAGATTCGGCGCTGGTCTGCGGCCACGAGGATCCAATCGCGGTTCGCGAGTTACTCACTCGAGTCGGTGATAAATGGAGCATATTTCTTATTCTGTCTTTAGCGAAACTTGGCGGTCGCGCTCGCTTTTCTCAACTGGATCGCGCAATACCAGGGATATCGCAACGAATGCTGACCTTGACATTAACGCATTTGGAGCGAGATGGATTGATCGCGCGAGAGGTGTTCGCAGAAATTCCTCCTCGCGTCGAATACGAGCTGACAGCGCTTAGCCGAAGCCTAGTGGAGGCCATGCAAGGATTGGTGGACTGGGTGGCTCAGAACTGGAAGCAAGTCAGCGCAGCTCGAGCGGAATACGATGCACGGTAG
- the tnpA gene encoding IS66-like element accessory protein TnpA, protein MVGTTLDTSNARPSNRKGRPNYTPEYRRQVAVAACEPGISVAKLAQAHGLNPNMVFKWRRQLRAGLFEGVAHSTAVLLPVALPDAPTGETAEPASLALQPVEPHRESVPAASGIEIELNGARVRVTGMVDPVQLRLVLRCLMPA, encoded by the coding sequence GTGGTGGGGACTACTTTGGACACAAGCAATGCGCGGCCATCGAACCGCAAGGGCCGACCGAACTACACCCCAGAGTACCGACGGCAAGTTGCCGTTGCGGCGTGCGAGCCGGGTATTTCAGTGGCCAAGCTCGCGCAGGCGCACGGACTGAATCCGAATATGGTGTTCAAGTGGCGCCGGCAACTGCGGGCGGGCCTGTTTGAAGGCGTGGCGCACAGCACAGCGGTGTTGCTGCCCGTAGCGCTACCTGATGCACCGACCGGCGAGACCGCAGAACCGGCGTCGCTCGCTCTACAGCCTGTCGAGCCACATCGCGAGAGCGTACCGGCAGCGTCGGGCATCGAGATCGAACTGAACGGTGCCCGTGTACGCGTCACTGGCATGGTCGACCCCGTGCAGCTGCGCCTCGTGCTGCGCTGCCTGATGCCAGCATGA
- a CDS encoding plasmid pRiA4b ORF-3 family protein, whose protein sequence is MAQPRKPAVRLIKAPVPDYVLRVELKYIKPAIWRRIIVPGSIRLGKLHVVLQLAMGWEGGHLHEFVFGETNYGEPDDFGFQSDSPMLNEARVTLAKALGGLKSFTYIYDYGDNWQHRIKVEKALVPDPDMRRPLCLDGQNACPPEDVGGVPGYADFLEAITNPTHEEHDHFLEWCGGSFDPAAFDLVLANQLLSEVKF, encoded by the coding sequence ATGGCCCAGCCCCGCAAACCTGCCGTGCGCCTGATCAAGGCGCCAGTGCCCGATTACGTACTGCGCGTTGAGCTGAAGTACATCAAGCCGGCGATCTGGCGACGAATCATCGTTCCCGGCTCGATCCGGCTGGGCAAGCTGCATGTCGTGCTGCAACTGGCCATGGGATGGGAAGGCGGGCACCTGCACGAGTTCGTCTTCGGCGAAACCAACTATGGTGAACCTGATGACTTCGGATTCCAGAGCGATTCACCGATGCTCAATGAAGCACGGGTCACGCTGGCGAAGGCGCTGGGCGGGCTGAAGTCATTCACCTACATCTACGACTACGGCGACAACTGGCAGCATCGGATCAAAGTCGAGAAGGCGCTGGTGCCTGATCCAGACATGCGCCGGCCGCTGTGCCTGGACGGGCAGAATGCGTGTCCACCAGAAGACGTTGGTGGAGTGCCAGGATATGCCGACTTCCTCGAAGCGATCACCAATCCGACGCACGAGGAGCACGACCACTTCCTCGAGTGGTGTGGCGGCAGCTTCGATCCCGCCGCCTTCGATCTCGTGCTCGCGAATCAGCTGCTCTCAGAGGTCAAATTCTGA
- the tnpC gene encoding IS66 family transposase: protein MPASHLPDDIAALKRIVASRDETIAQLLAEISRLKRWQYGRSSERMTELMDQLQLALGELPVPESTMAATSKEPDADTAADTSATTNVVPLRRKSRDFPAHLPRETVVHAPSNCGCPECGKQMRALGEDVSEVLDYVPGYFKVLRHVRPKLSCPRCAAVVQEPAPSRPIARSMAGAGLLAQVVVAKYADHMPLYRQAGIYRRAGIELDRATLASWVREAAALLQPLSDALGGYVRAADKIHTDDTPVPVLEPGRGKTRTARLWTYVRDDRPAGSRAPPAVWYRYSPDRKGERPQEHLAGYTGILQADAFSGYDALYRDGTVIEAGCWAHARRKFYDLYKLDSSPIAEEALRRIGALYAVEREVRGQTPDVRLSARQLRSAPLLAELKVWFEHTLSQVSAKSGLAKAIRYSLGHWHALTRYCEDGRVEADNNTAERAIRPLVLGRRNYLFAGSDGGGQSAAVIYSLIGTARLNGIEPFAYLRTVFERIADHPINRIDELLPWRLMPAAHIEQQAA from the coding sequence ATGCCAGCCAGCCATCTGCCCGATGACATCGCCGCTCTCAAGCGCATCGTTGCCTCGCGCGACGAGACCATCGCGCAGTTGCTGGCCGAGATCTCGCGACTGAAGCGATGGCAGTATGGCCGTTCATCGGAGCGCATGACCGAACTGATGGACCAACTGCAGCTCGCGCTCGGTGAGCTTCCCGTTCCTGAATCGACCATGGCCGCAACGTCGAAGGAGCCCGATGCTGATACCGCTGCTGATACGTCAGCTACAACGAACGTCGTTCCGCTACGCCGCAAGTCACGGGACTTCCCTGCCCATCTTCCTCGCGAAACGGTTGTGCATGCGCCGTCAAACTGCGGATGCCCGGAATGCGGCAAACAGATGCGTGCGCTCGGCGAAGACGTCTCGGAGGTGCTCGACTATGTGCCCGGCTACTTCAAGGTACTGCGTCACGTACGTCCGAAGCTGAGCTGCCCGCGCTGTGCCGCAGTAGTACAGGAGCCGGCACCTTCGCGGCCGATAGCACGCTCGATGGCGGGTGCGGGGCTGCTCGCACAGGTCGTCGTCGCGAAGTACGCTGACCATATGCCGCTATACCGGCAGGCCGGCATCTATCGCCGCGCGGGCATCGAACTGGACCGGGCAACACTGGCTTCGTGGGTGCGTGAAGCGGCGGCGCTGCTGCAACCCCTGTCCGACGCACTCGGTGGTTACGTGCGCGCCGCAGATAAGATCCATACCGACGACACGCCCGTGCCGGTGCTGGAGCCGGGCCGTGGCAAGACACGCACGGCGCGCCTGTGGACCTATGTGCGGGATGACCGCCCGGCAGGCAGCCGCGCGCCACCAGCAGTCTGGTACAGGTACTCACCCGACCGCAAAGGTGAGCGACCTCAGGAACATCTGGCGGGCTACACGGGAATCCTGCAGGCGGATGCCTTCAGCGGGTACGACGCCCTGTATCGTGACGGCACGGTCATCGAGGCCGGATGCTGGGCGCATGCGCGCCGAAAGTTCTACGACCTGTACAAGCTGGACAGCTCACCGATTGCCGAAGAAGCACTGCGCCGCATTGGGGCGCTGTATGCCGTTGAGCGCGAGGTTCGCGGCCAGACGCCGGACGTGCGCCTGTCTGCGCGTCAGCTGCGCTCGGCCCCATTGCTCGCTGAACTGAAGGTCTGGTTCGAACACACGCTGTCACAGGTATCGGCGAAGTCGGGGCTGGCAAAGGCGATCAGATACTCGCTGGGGCACTGGCACGCGCTCACACGCTATTGCGAAGACGGGCGCGTCGAGGCGGACAACAATACGGCGGAGCGCGCGATCAGGCCGCTGGTTCTCGGCAGGCGCAATTATCTGTTCGCAGGCTCCGACGGCGGTGGCCAAAGTGCGGCGGTGATCTATAGCCTGATCGGTACGGCGCGCCTGAACGGCATCGAGCCGTTTGCCTACCTGCGCACGGTGTTTGAGCGCATTGCCGATCATCCCATCAACCGCATCGACGAGTTGCTGCCGTGGCGCCTGATGCCGGCTGCACACATCGAGCAGCAAGCTGCCTGA